Proteins found in one Candidatus Palauibacter scopulicola genomic segment:
- a CDS encoding DUF126 domain-containing protein — protein MSDVPAAPGSGPLNGRALVAGAAEGAVLYSSEPLSFWGGYDAETGEIIDRRHPLAGRTGAGRIMAIPATRGSSTTTAVLLEAIRRGTAPAAFLTRGPDTFLALAAIVAAQLYDRAPPVIALSPDDFETLSRISRARVEPAGTVLVR, from the coding sequence GTGAGCGACGTCCCCGCCGCCCCGGGCTCCGGTCCCCTGAACGGCCGCGCGCTCGTCGCGGGCGCCGCGGAAGGCGCCGTCCTCTACTCGTCCGAGCCGCTCAGCTTCTGGGGCGGCTACGACGCCGAGACCGGAGAGATCATCGACCGCCGCCACCCGCTGGCCGGCCGGACCGGCGCCGGCCGCATCATGGCCATCCCGGCGACCCGCGGGTCCAGCACGACGACCGCCGTCCTCCTCGAGGCCATCCGCCGCGGCACCGCTCCCGCGGCATTCCTGACCCGCGGCCCCGACACCTTCCTCGCGCTCGCGGCCATCGTCGCCGCTCAGCTTTACGACCGCGCCCCACCCGTCATCGCGCTATCCCCCGACGACTTCGAGACGCTGAGCCGGATCTCCCGCGCCCGGGTCGAGCCTGCGGGTACGGTTCTCGTCCGCTGA
- a CDS encoding aconitase X catalytic domain-containing protein: MTGVRLAPGDLSLLRGDEGEGARLAMSILARMADVVGARELLDITAAHIDSSLYQGPATLEFAERLADGGAQVRVPTTLNVSGVDEHGWREWDVSESWAAPARRQMQAYETMGCEPTWTCAPYQTQPRPGLGEQVAWGESSAIVFANSVLGARTERYPDLLDICCAVTGRAPAAGLHLTGNRAGQVLVDLSGVPRGLADEPALYPVLGHWIGLRVAGRIPVLDGLRARPGEDDLKALGAAMASSGAVGLFHWVGLTPEAPDLGAAFQGREPAARLGPGSADLWAARDELGSGLSDADGLDLVVLGSPHFSLSEFAALAPLVDGRRRHPGVRLLITTGRAVRALAKKAGYLDAIESFGGELTVDTCILTTPMLPNTIQRLMTNSAKYAWYTPGLLDRAVAFGSLFDCVASAVAGRVTRDDGPWTAEP, encoded by the coding sequence ATGACGGGCGTCCGTCTCGCACCCGGAGATCTCTCGCTCCTGCGGGGAGATGAGGGGGAGGGGGCGCGGCTGGCGATGTCGATCCTCGCGCGCATGGCCGACGTGGTCGGGGCGCGGGAACTGCTCGACATCACGGCGGCGCATATCGATTCGTCGCTCTACCAGGGACCGGCGACGCTCGAGTTCGCGGAGCGTCTGGCGGACGGCGGGGCGCAGGTACGGGTGCCGACGACGCTCAACGTGTCGGGTGTGGACGAACACGGGTGGCGGGAGTGGGATGTGTCCGAATCCTGGGCAGCGCCGGCGCGGCGCCAGATGCAGGCGTACGAGACCATGGGCTGCGAGCCCACCTGGACGTGTGCACCCTACCAGACGCAGCCGCGGCCGGGGCTCGGAGAGCAGGTGGCGTGGGGCGAGTCGAGCGCGATCGTGTTCGCGAACTCGGTGCTGGGCGCGCGCACCGAGCGCTATCCGGACCTGCTGGACATCTGCTGCGCGGTCACGGGCCGGGCCCCGGCCGCCGGGCTCCATCTGACCGGGAATCGGGCGGGACAGGTGCTCGTCGATCTCTCCGGCGTCCCGCGGGGGCTGGCGGACGAGCCCGCCCTGTATCCGGTGCTGGGACACTGGATCGGCCTGCGCGTCGCGGGGCGGATCCCGGTGCTCGACGGACTCCGGGCCCGGCCGGGGGAGGACGACCTGAAAGCGCTGGGAGCCGCCATGGCCTCCTCGGGCGCGGTAGGTCTGTTTCACTGGGTCGGTCTTACGCCGGAGGCGCCCGACCTGGGCGCGGCGTTTCAGGGGAGGGAACCGGCGGCCCGACTGGGTCCGGGATCCGCGGATCTGTGGGCGGCGCGGGACGAACTCGGCTCGGGACTGTCCGACGCGGACGGCCTCGACCTCGTCGTGCTCGGGAGTCCGCACTTCTCGCTGTCGGAATTCGCCGCCCTGGCGCCGCTCGTCGACGGCCGGCGGCGCCACCCCGGCGTGCGGCTGTTGATCACGACCGGACGGGCCGTCCGTGCACTGGCGAAAAAGGCGGGCTACCTCGACGCGATCGAATCGTTCGGAGGGGAACTGACCGTCGACACCTGCATACTCACGACGCCCATGCTGCCGAACACCATCCAGCGGCTCATGACGAACTCCGCCAAGTACGCCTGGTATACGCCCGGCTTGCTCGATCGCGCCGTCGCCTTCGGGAGCCTGTTCGACTGCGTGGCATCCGCCGTCGCCGGTCGCGTCACGCGCGACGACGGCCCCTGGACCGCCGAGCCGTGA
- a CDS encoding aspartate/glutamate racemase family protein, giving the protein MNPRPTDPTMRIVYFLPGPMSRGPLGPEELVRRQAFLNEHAFHGSEAVVRETENGPASVESSAEEYLSVPGILEAAPRLEAEGFDAMIIGCFGDPGLAPARELVDFPVIGPGQAGALAAAQMGQRFAIITVVDEVVPAIRRQMRGYGLEGLVADIRAVDVPVLELRQRADQVLQTLETEAHAALRAGADTLVLGCMTMGFLDVARKLGERLGVPVINPVLAALKAAESFAATGVRPSPRAYPPPRKEVSRLTVG; this is encoded by the coding sequence GTGAATCCGAGACCCACGGATCCGACCATGCGCATCGTCTACTTTCTTCCCGGACCCATGTCCCGCGGCCCTCTCGGGCCGGAGGAACTCGTCCGCCGCCAGGCTTTTCTCAACGAGCATGCCTTTCACGGGTCGGAAGCCGTCGTTCGCGAGACGGAGAACGGCCCGGCCTCGGTCGAGTCGTCCGCCGAGGAGTATCTCTCGGTGCCCGGCATCCTCGAGGCCGCGCCGCGCCTCGAGGCGGAAGGGTTCGACGCGATGATCATCGGGTGTTTCGGCGATCCCGGCCTCGCGCCGGCCCGTGAACTCGTCGACTTCCCCGTCATCGGCCCGGGCCAGGCCGGAGCGCTCGCCGCGGCGCAGATGGGCCAGCGCTTCGCGATCATCACGGTCGTGGACGAAGTCGTGCCCGCGATTCGCCGCCAGATGCGCGGGTACGGGCTCGAAGGACTCGTGGCGGACATCCGTGCCGTCGACGTCCCGGTGCTCGAGCTGAGGCAGCGCGCGGATCAAGTGCTCCAAACGCTCGAAACGGAGGCTCACGCGGCGCTGCGTGCCGGGGCGGACACGCTCGTATTGGGCTGCATGACGATGGGGTTCCTCGACGTGGCGCGGAAGCTCGGCGAGCGCCTCGGAGTGCCCGTCATCAACCCCGTGCTCGCCGCGCTCAAGGCGGCGGAATCGTTTGCCGCCACCGGCGTGCGGCCGTCCCCGCGCGCCTATCCCCCACCCCGCAAGGAGGTCTCGCGACTCACGGTCGGATGA
- a CDS encoding CapA family protein, which translates to MRRNRLPLSSLTFAGIAAGLALAAGTALVAPPSLEAQAFEDARGDMSIALAGDAIISRKMSPYREPEFLALRDIIRNATTAFVNLEILFHDYEDDVIPAAASGGTYMRAEPEIAHELAWFGFDMVSLANNHTMDFGAGGARRTVEATEAAGLAVAGYGENLAEARAPVYVDTPGGRVALISIASTFDDAMRAGHQRPDMRGRPGLSPIRYERHVTVTAEQMAGLRDALSAAGRGGGSGPRLNFGGMTFIVGDKPGMKTVPHAGDLAEIIEVVKEAQRQAEWVIVTSHSHEGGDRREVPADFLVDVARATVDAGADMFVGHGPHILRAVEMYRGKPIFYSLANFAMQNETVELQPQDNYEAQGLGYQDHPGMFQDVRIERMGAGSFPAGKGFWESVVPVVEYEGGELKEIQLHPITMGWQLPRPVRGRPMMADYALGQEILEGLAKLSAEFGTTMTIEDGVGVIRP; encoded by the coding sequence ATGCGCCGGAATCGACTTCCGCTGTCGTCGCTCACGTTCGCCGGGATCGCGGCCGGCCTCGCCCTCGCCGCCGGGACGGCGCTTGTCGCGCCGCCATCGCTCGAGGCGCAAGCGTTCGAGGACGCGCGCGGTGACATGTCCATCGCCTTGGCGGGAGATGCGATCATCTCCCGGAAGATGTCTCCGTACCGGGAGCCCGAGTTCCTTGCCCTGCGCGACATCATCCGGAACGCGACCACCGCCTTCGTGAACCTTGAGATCCTCTTCCACGACTACGAGGACGACGTGATCCCGGCGGCGGCAAGCGGCGGCACCTACATGCGGGCGGAGCCGGAAATCGCGCACGAACTCGCGTGGTTCGGCTTCGACATGGTGAGCCTGGCGAACAACCACACGATGGACTTCGGGGCCGGCGGGGCGCGGCGCACGGTCGAAGCGACCGAAGCGGCGGGGCTCGCGGTTGCGGGCTACGGTGAGAACCTCGCGGAAGCGCGGGCCCCGGTCTACGTGGACACGCCCGGGGGGCGGGTCGCGCTGATCTCGATCGCCTCGACCTTCGACGACGCGATGCGGGCCGGACACCAGCGGCCGGACATGCGCGGGCGCCCGGGACTGAGCCCGATCCGCTACGAGCGGCACGTGACCGTGACGGCGGAGCAGATGGCGGGCCTCCGGGACGCGCTCTCGGCGGCGGGACGGGGCGGCGGCTCCGGACCGAGGCTGAACTTCGGCGGCATGACGTTCATCGTGGGCGACAAGCCGGGCATGAAGACGGTGCCGCACGCCGGGGACCTGGCGGAGATCATCGAAGTCGTGAAGGAAGCGCAGCGCCAGGCCGAGTGGGTCATCGTCACGAGCCACTCGCATGAAGGCGGCGACCGCCGCGAGGTGCCGGCCGACTTCCTCGTGGATGTCGCCCGCGCGACAGTTGACGCCGGCGCGGACATGTTCGTCGGCCACGGCCCACACATCCTGCGTGCGGTCGAGATGTACCGGGGCAAGCCGATCTTCTACTCGCTGGCGAACTTCGCCATGCAGAACGAGACCGTCGAACTGCAGCCGCAGGACAACTACGAGGCGCAGGGACTCGGGTACCAGGACCATCCGGGCATGTTCCAGGACGTGCGCATCGAGCGCATGGGCGCCGGCTCCTTCCCCGCCGGGAAAGGGTTCTGGGAGAGCGTCGTCCCCGTCGTGGAGTACGAGGGCGGGGAATTGAAGGAGATCCAGCTCCACCCGATCACCATGGGTTGGCAGTTGCCGCGCCCGGTGCGCGGGCGCCCGATGATGGCGGACTACGCGCTGGGGCAGGAGATCCTCGAGGGTCTCGCGAAGCTCTCCGCCGAGTTCGGAACGACGATGACGATCGAGGACGGCGTCGGCGTCATCCGACCGTGA
- a CDS encoding amidohydrolase family protein yields MLLPTARRHAARGLATLLVAAGLSGAAAAARPLAAQSYDLIIRGGTLVDGSGSPARAGDVAIDGGRIAAVGDLGAATADRVIEANGLHVFPGFIDTHSHAMPALLRDELRTAQPLLAQGITTIFANPDGGGTVDLADQRARIRDPGVGVNVGAFVPHGSVRRAVLGMQAREATPEELDRMRTIVRDGMDGGAFGLSSGLYYSPGSYAPTGEVVELAKVAAGYGGVYQSHIRDESDYSIGLMGAVDEVIEISRGSGITGVVTHIKALGPRVWGQSADVVRRIEEARAEGLAIYADQYPYEASGTSIVGALVPRWALAGEGGNLYERMEDPAERPRLVAEMWENLDRRGGADRLMLQGGPHGGRTLQDVADDRGVDAIETALALLVEALDGGGGTGLTSFNMNDEDIARFMSQPWMMTSSDGSLWVPGEGHPHPRGFGAFPRRIRKYVLEEGVTTLERAIHAMTALPARVYGIDGRGVLEPGAVADVIVVDLERFRDTAEYDDPHGLAEGVEYSLVNGTLAIDEGRFTDALAGEAIVKTQ; encoded by the coding sequence ATGCTTTTGCCGACTGCGCGCCGCCACGCCGCGCGGGGGCTCGCAACGTTGCTCGTGGCTGCGGGCCTCTCCGGCGCGGCGGCCGCTGCCCGGCCCTTGGCGGCGCAGAGCTACGACCTGATCATCCGCGGCGGCACCCTCGTCGACGGATCCGGGAGTCCGGCCCGGGCGGGGGACGTCGCGATCGACGGCGGACGGATCGCAGCGGTGGGCGACCTGGGCGCGGCGACCGCCGACCGGGTGATCGAAGCGAACGGACTCCACGTCTTCCCCGGCTTCATCGACACGCACTCCCACGCCATGCCGGCGCTCCTCCGCGATGAACTGCGGACGGCGCAGCCTCTTCTCGCGCAGGGGATCACAACGATCTTCGCGAACCCCGACGGCGGCGGCACGGTCGATCTCGCCGACCAGCGGGCGCGCATCCGCGACCCCGGCGTCGGGGTCAACGTGGGCGCCTTCGTCCCGCACGGTAGCGTGCGGCGCGCCGTGCTGGGGATGCAGGCCCGCGAGGCGACGCCGGAGGAACTCGACCGCATGCGGACGATCGTCCGCGACGGGATGGACGGGGGCGCCTTCGGACTCTCCTCCGGCCTCTACTATTCGCCCGGATCGTACGCCCCGACCGGAGAGGTCGTCGAACTCGCGAAGGTCGCGGCCGGGTACGGCGGCGTGTACCAAAGCCACATCAGGGACGAATCGGACTATTCGATCGGCCTCATGGGCGCCGTGGACGAGGTGATCGAGATCTCGCGCGGCTCCGGCATCACGGGCGTCGTCACGCACATCAAGGCGCTCGGGCCCCGGGTGTGGGGCCAGTCCGCCGACGTCGTGCGCCGCATCGAGGAGGCACGGGCGGAGGGTCTCGCGATCTACGCGGACCAGTACCCGTACGAGGCGTCGGGGACGAGCATCGTGGGCGCGCTCGTCCCGCGCTGGGCCCTCGCGGGCGAGGGGGGCAACCTGTACGAACGCATGGAGGATCCCGCGGAGCGCCCCCGGCTCGTGGCGGAGATGTGGGAGAACCTCGACCGCCGGGGTGGCGCCGACCGGCTCATGCTGCAGGGTGGCCCCCATGGCGGCCGCACCCTGCAGGATGTGGCGGACGATCGCGGGGTCGACGCGATCGAGACGGCGCTCGCCCTCCTCGTGGAGGCGCTGGACGGAGGCGGCGGCACCGGGCTCACGTCGTTCAACATGAACGACGAGGACATCGCTCGCTTCATGTCACAGCCCTGGATGATGACGTCCTCCGACGGCTCGCTCTGGGTGCCGGGCGAGGGACACCCGCATCCGCGCGGCTTCGGCGCCTTCCCGCGGCGGATCCGCAAGTACGTGCTGGAGGAAGGCGTCACCACGCTCGAACGGGCGATTCACGCCATGACGGCGCTTCCGGCCCGCGTGTACGGGATCGACGGCCGCGGGGTGCTCGAACCCGGCGCGGTCGCCGATGTCATCGTCGTGGACCTCGAGCGGTTCCGCGACACCGCCGAGTACGACGACCCGCACGGTCTCGCCGAGGGGGTCGAATACTCCCTCGTCAATGGTACGCTCGCGATCGACGAGGGCCGCTTCACGGACGCGCTCGCCGGCGAAGCGATCGTCAAGACGCAATAA
- a CDS encoding DUF1295 domain-containing protein, whose amino-acid sequence MSQGVFDINVIPHPLSGTPFGTALDLCLILAAMCLVVAIPTRDYSWVDRLWSLVPPVYCLIVAAGLDFASPRVNLMTLLVVLWSARLTFNGLRRGVFRPGHEDYRWVAVREKLGPIRFQLLNLTFISFGQMLLIWWFTSPVHQAAVWSETPLGWLDFLTASLFLVLFVGEAVADEQMWRFQRDKKRRIEAGEEVPQPFITSGLFRYCRHPNYFCELGMWWLFYLFAVSASGQWLHWTGLGFILLTALLIPSMRLTETISASKYPAYRDYQASTPALIPGLRFKI is encoded by the coding sequence GTGAGCCAGGGCGTGTTCGACATCAACGTCATCCCGCACCCGCTGTCGGGCACGCCCTTCGGCACGGCGCTCGATCTGTGCCTGATCCTGGCCGCGATGTGCCTGGTGGTCGCGATCCCGACGCGCGACTACTCGTGGGTGGACCGGCTGTGGAGCCTGGTGCCGCCCGTCTACTGCCTGATCGTAGCCGCGGGGCTCGACTTCGCCTCGCCGCGCGTGAACCTGATGACCCTGCTCGTCGTCCTCTGGTCGGCGCGCCTGACCTTCAACGGCCTGCGCAGGGGGGTATTCCGGCCGGGACACGAGGACTACCGCTGGGTCGCGGTCCGCGAGAAGCTCGGTCCGATCCGGTTTCAGTTGCTCAACCTCACGTTCATCAGCTTCGGGCAGATGCTGCTCATCTGGTGGTTCACCTCGCCGGTGCACCAGGCGGCGGTGTGGAGCGAGACGCCGCTCGGCTGGCTGGATTTCCTCACCGCCTCGCTGTTCCTCGTGCTCTTCGTCGGCGAGGCCGTGGCCGACGAGCAGATGTGGCGCTTCCAGCGGGACAAGAAGCGACGGATCGAGGCGGGGGAAGAGGTCCCCCAACCCTTCATCACTTCGGGTCTGTTCCGCTATTGCCGCCATCCCAACTACTTCTGCGAACTGGGCATGTGGTGGCTGTTCTACCTGTTTGCCGTCTCCGCCTCCGGCCAGTGGCTCCACTGGACCGGCCTTGGCTTCATCCTCCTCACCGCCCTGTTGATCCCGTCCATGCGCCTCACCGAGACCATCTCCGCGTCGAAGTACCCCGCCTACCGCGACTACCAGGCGAGCACGCCGGCGCTGATCCCCGGACTCCGCTTCAAGATCTAG
- a CDS encoding DoxX family protein translates to MADNGTAGKAVKVVSILLALLFLLNGGMKIAGMMVDQFAVWGYPAWFQYLIGVVEVLAGVGFLRRPTSFLAAVVVVPIMAGAIYTLVRAGTAPQAAVPAVALLLSLFVAKKSR, encoded by the coding sequence GTGGCGGACAACGGAACTGCTGGCAAGGCCGTCAAGGTGGTGTCGATTCTGCTCGCGCTGCTCTTCCTTCTGAATGGCGGGATGAAGATTGCCGGGATGATGGTCGACCAGTTCGCGGTGTGGGGCTATCCGGCGTGGTTCCAGTACCTGATCGGCGTCGTGGAGGTGCTGGCGGGGGTCGGTTTCCTGAGGCGTCCGACGAGCTTCCTGGCGGCGGTCGTCGTCGTCCCGATCATGGCGGGCGCGATCTACACCCTCGTGAGGGCCGGGACGGCGCCGCAGGCCGCGGTTCCGGCCGTGGCGCTGCTGCTCTCGCTCTTCGTGGCGAAGAAGTCGCGCTAG
- a CDS encoding 6-bladed beta-propeller, with the protein MRRSHSHVAHAVLTPVLLSAAACGGDGGSAARGLDSPDVTISPATDTLYAVGVLDGADWEMFGRVADVAFDADGTLYILDSDAGHVIVIDPAGAFVRTISNKGEGPGELRLPTSLIVFGDGRIGVRDVRNRSIALFDREGGLLDDVRIDPEGAVPAGRLRAMPDHSLIAPARRMSFSPEGISDREQGRPITRFRLDGSTDLFHAAWAPPPRETRTDEAETGNIRIQMEAGEAFPLPLALDVLSDGRVAIADSVGYRVKLLDVEGALVSTLERPVPPVAVTPAIEAAERERRLASLESGGSGGGGGIMTLSITAAAGSGGGGNPMDSEGMREALRQIREDQIRDLAFPEEMPVITNLAVDWSDRIWVQRSALPGETGTIDILSADGRYFGSLPTDGLRIPRAFGPGGLLAYVERDDLDIQRVLVVRLMADEQLEGAR; encoded by the coding sequence ATGCGCCGTTCGCACAGCCATGTCGCCCATGCCGTACTCACTCCGGTTCTCCTGTCGGCCGCGGCCTGCGGCGGGGACGGCGGATCCGCCGCCCGCGGGCTCGACAGCCCCGACGTCACGATCTCTCCCGCGACGGACACGCTCTACGCCGTCGGTGTGCTGGACGGGGCGGATTGGGAGATGTTCGGCCGGGTGGCGGATGTCGCGTTCGATGCGGACGGCACTCTCTATATCCTCGACAGCGATGCCGGGCACGTCATCGTGATCGATCCCGCGGGAGCATTCGTTCGCACCATATCCAACAAGGGCGAAGGACCCGGCGAGCTCCGCCTCCCAACCAGCCTCATCGTGTTCGGCGACGGACGGATCGGTGTGCGCGACGTCAGAAACCGGAGCATCGCGCTCTTCGACCGCGAGGGAGGGCTCCTCGACGACGTCCGGATCGATCCGGAGGGCGCCGTGCCCGCCGGGCGACTCCGCGCCATGCCCGATCACAGCCTCATCGCACCGGCCCGCCGGATGAGCTTCTCGCCGGAGGGGATCTCGGACCGTGAACAGGGCCGTCCGATCACGCGCTTCCGGCTCGACGGAAGCACCGACCTCTTCCACGCGGCCTGGGCGCCCCCGCCGCGCGAAACGCGAACCGACGAAGCGGAGACCGGGAACATCCGCATCCAGATGGAAGCCGGAGAGGCCTTCCCGCTGCCGCTGGCGCTGGACGTGCTCAGTGACGGACGCGTCGCGATCGCCGACTCGGTCGGCTACCGGGTCAAGCTGCTCGATGTGGAGGGGGCCCTCGTGTCGACCCTCGAGCGCCCGGTGCCGCCGGTGGCCGTGACGCCCGCGATCGAGGCGGCCGAGCGCGAACGCCGTCTCGCGAGCCTCGAGTCCGGTGGAAGCGGGGGAGGCGGCGGCATCATGACCCTGAGCATCACCGCAGCGGCCGGATCTGGCGGCGGTGGGAATCCCATGGATTCGGAGGGGATGCGGGAGGCCTTGCGCCAGATCCGCGAGGACCAGATCCGGGACCTGGCGTTCCCGGAGGAGATGCCGGTGATCACGAACCTGGCCGTGGACTGGAGCGACCGCATCTGGGTGCAGCGCTCCGCCCTCCCCGGAGAGACCGGTACGATCGACATCCTGAGCGCCGACGGACGGTACTTCGGCTCGCTCCCCACGGACGGCCTGAGAATCCCCCGAGCCTTCGGTCCGGGCGGCCTGCTCGCATACGTGGAGCGCGACGACCTCGACATTCAGCGGGTCCTCGTCGTCCGACTCATGGCGGACGAACAACTGGAGGGCGCTCGATAA
- a CDS encoding cyclase family protein — MSDVLSRLVEELNAGTVRVVDLTVPLGPDTVVIDLPPMFAPSKGVTIEQISRYDDDGPAWYWNNLTLGEHTGTHFDAPIHWVTGKDVSDGTTDTIPPRKFVGPACVIDVEAEVEADPDFLLTPAGLEAWEAEHGRVPEGAWVFLRTGWSRREGKEAFLNVSDDGPHSPGFHQETSALLAHDRAVLGVGVETVGTDAGQAGGFDPPFPNHGIMHGAGKFGLASLCNLDRLPPTGAVAIAAPLKIVEGSGSPLRVIALAPA; from the coding sequence ATGTCGGACGTACTGAGCCGCCTCGTGGAGGAACTGAACGCGGGTACGGTCCGGGTGGTGGATCTCACGGTCCCCCTCGGCCCCGATACCGTCGTCATCGACCTCCCTCCGATGTTCGCGCCGTCAAAGGGGGTGACGATCGAGCAGATCTCGAGGTATGACGACGACGGGCCGGCCTGGTACTGGAACAACCTCACGCTCGGCGAGCACACCGGGACGCACTTCGACGCCCCGATCCACTGGGTGACGGGGAAGGATGTGTCCGACGGGACGACGGACACGATCCCGCCGCGGAAGTTCGTCGGCCCGGCGTGCGTCATCGACGTGGAGGCGGAGGTCGAGGCGGATCCCGACTTCCTGCTCACGCCCGCCGGACTCGAGGCGTGGGAGGCGGAGCACGGACGCGTACCCGAGGGCGCCTGGGTCTTCCTGCGCACGGGGTGGAGCCGGAGGGAGGGGAAGGAGGCGTTCCTCAACGTGTCGGACGATGGCCCGCACTCGCCGGGCTTTCACCAGGAGACTTCGGCCCTGCTGGCCCACGACCGCGCGGTGCTCGGAGTGGGAGTGGAGACGGTCGGCACCGATGCGGGTCAGGCCGGAGGATTCGATCCGCCGTTTCCGAACCACGGGATCATGCACGGGGCGGGGAAGTTCGGTCTCGCGAGCCTGTGCAACCTCGACCGGCTGCCCCCGACCGGCGCCGTGGCGATCGCCGCCCCGCTCAAGATCGTGGAGGGGAGCGGGAGCCCGCTGCGCGTGATCGCGCTGGCCCCGGCATAG
- a CDS encoding sodium/solute symporter (Members of the Solute:Sodium Symporter (SSS), TC 2.A.21 as described in tcdb.org, catalyze solute:Na+ symport. Known solutes for members of the family include sugars, amino acids, nucleosides, inositols, vitamins, urea or anions, depending on the system.), with protein MSGVFFVVLGVYVAIIMGIAIWSYFQTETEVDFLAAGRSIGPIVGGAVLAATQISAGTFVGTAGRHYLAGVSWVFPWLGLWTGWLVCAFFVAPKLRRLGALTVPDYISARYGSAKAGALAGVLIVVAYTIYLVAQFQAGGEIAEVVFGIRPLTAMLIIVASTALYTLLGGVRSSSYIDFLQTLIMVAALIVAVPVLLNQVGGGSPLAAVERSLDFLDTLDDRLVGWYYSPRELLAFGIAFGLSIAAAPYELTRFYSMRDERTVRKAIFVAIGFQVIIATSIMSIGMLMRVLFPNLPSQDQATATMALHVLPPVVGALLLVAMLSAIMSTVNSILLVTGAGVAHDLYGKFIRPDASQKHLVNANRVAIVVLAIIPLFFALQKLGDVQGIVLEQAKFIASFFFVPIVIGLNWRRGTAKGAVASMIGGFLACLVWTLWFQEHYFPLYGIDSVELGVGASLILFIMVSLMTKPNPGQTLEPFFGKE; from the coding sequence ATGAGCGGCGTCTTCTTTGTCGTGCTCGGCGTCTACGTGGCGATCATCATGGGCATCGCGATCTGGAGCTACTTCCAGACCGAGACCGAGGTCGACTTCCTCGCCGCCGGGCGCTCGATCGGCCCCATCGTCGGCGGGGCGGTCCTCGCCGCCACGCAGATCTCCGCCGGCACCTTTGTCGGCACCGCCGGCCGCCACTACCTGGCCGGCGTCTCCTGGGTCTTCCCATGGCTCGGCCTGTGGACGGGGTGGCTCGTGTGCGCCTTCTTCGTCGCCCCGAAGCTGCGGCGTCTCGGCGCGCTCACCGTCCCCGACTACATCTCGGCCCGCTACGGGAGCGCGAAAGCTGGAGCGCTCGCGGGCGTCCTCATCGTCGTCGCCTACACGATCTATCTCGTGGCGCAGTTCCAGGCGGGCGGCGAGATCGCGGAGGTCGTGTTCGGGATCCGCCCGCTCACGGCGATGCTCATCATCGTCGCCTCGACGGCGCTCTACACGCTCCTCGGCGGGGTCCGGTCCAGTTCCTACATCGATTTTCTGCAGACGCTGATCATGGTCGCGGCGCTCATCGTCGCGGTCCCGGTTCTCCTCAACCAGGTCGGCGGCGGCAGTCCGCTGGCGGCGGTCGAGCGGTCGCTCGACTTTCTCGACACGCTCGACGACCGTCTCGTGGGCTGGTACTACTCGCCGCGCGAGCTCCTCGCCTTCGGAATCGCGTTCGGGCTCTCGATTGCAGCGGCGCCGTACGAACTCACCCGCTTCTACTCGATGCGGGACGAGCGCACGGTGCGGAAGGCGATCTTCGTGGCGATCGGCTTCCAGGTGATTATCGCGACCAGCATCATGTCGATCGGCATGCTCATGCGGGTGCTCTTCCCGAACCTGCCCTCCCAGGATCAGGCCACCGCCACCATGGCGCTGCACGTCCTGCCTCCCGTGGTCGGCGCACTGCTGCTCGTCGCCATGCTGTCGGCGATCATGTCGACGGTGAACTCGATCCTCCTTGTCACCGGCGCGGGCGTCGCCCACGACCTGTACGGGAAGTTCATCCGGCCCGACGCGAGCCAGAAGCACCTCGTGAACGCGAACCGGGTGGCGATCGTCGTCCTCGCGATCATCCCCCTCTTCTTCGCGCTCCAGAAGCTGGGGGATGTGCAGGGCATCGTCCTCGAGCAGGCGAAATTCATCGCCTCCTTCTTCTTCGTCCCCATCGTCATCGGCCTCAACTGGCGCCGGGGGACGGCGAAGGGCGCCGTCGCCTCGATGATCGGGGGCTTCCTCGCCTGCCTTGTGTGGACTCTCTGGTTCCAGGAACACTACTTCCCCCTGTACGGGATCGACTCCGTCGAACTGGGTGTCGGCGCGAGTCTCATCCTCTTCATCATGGTTTCGCTGATGACGAAACCGAATCCGGGCCAGACGCTGGAGCCGTTCTTCGGAAAAGAGTGA